In Eucalyptus grandis isolate ANBG69807.140 chromosome 4, ASM1654582v1, whole genome shotgun sequence, the following proteins share a genomic window:
- the LOC104441967 gene encoding uncharacterized protein LOC104441967: MKGLGSEGVWTLVMVLGLALVALSEVRAVHGAARLSPTQCKEERRLAVNTCKPIVFGQPPSPGCCERVRLSHYQCVCPVFTPRVANLINVNKAIKLFQSCGRRIPHHFKCGSLYFP; this comes from the exons ATGAAAGGCCTAGGAAGTGAGGGTGTATGGACATTGGTGATGGTTCTGGGTCTAGCCCTTGTGGCACTGAGCGAGGTTAGGGCGGTGCACGGGGCCGCCCGGCTGAGCCCGACCCAGTGCAAGGAGGAGAGGCGGCTCGCCGTCAACACGTGCAAACCGATAGTGTTCGGGCAGCCCCCGTCGCCGGGGTGCTGCGAGCGCGTGAGGCTGAGTCACTACCAGTGCGTGTGCCCGGTATTCACCCCCCGCGTGGCCAATCTCATCAACGTGAACAAGGCCATCAAGCTCTTCCAGAGCTGCGGGCGGAGGATCCCCCACCATTTCAAATGCGGAA Gtctatattttccatga
- the LOC104441966 gene encoding cationic amino acid transporter 6, chloroplastic yields MTTTQTLPTKNTSSSFAQYLHSLSQTPHRLRKRMLATWTPDQELNHVRLRSGADMKRKLQWYDLIALGVGGMLGVGVFVTTGRVAHSMAGPSVFISYIIAGVSALLSSLCYTEFSVQIPVAGGAFSYLRVTFGEFVGYFAGANILMEYVLSNAAVARNFTDYLCRALGENDATCWRIEVEGLMKGYNMLDFPAVALVLLLTLCLCRSTKESSILNLIMTVFHVVFFGFIIIAGFYNGNGKNLVRPGGLAPFGVKGVLNGAATVYFSYIGYDSVSTLAEEIQNPSKSLPIGIVGSMVIVSLLYCLMALSLCIMVPYNEISKDASFSVAFEKIGWGWASNLVGAGASLGIVASLVVAMLGQARYLCVIGRSHLVPSWLAKVHPSTGTPLNATLFLGICTALIALFTDLEIVFELISLGTLMVFYLVANALIYRRHVITSCRPPLHTILFLFLLSSASLGFSVSWKLEKWWGSALFSSLAAITTASFHRMVPFHGGGDLQWSVPLMPWPASASIFLNIFLMTRLKAISFRRFGIWACVISLFYVLYGVHSTYEAEETEKEAGSDGIVNTISSSSIQQVVFANNKLDVQVP; encoded by the exons atgaccaccACCCAAACTTTACCCACCAAAAACACCTCGTCCTCCTTCGCTCAATACCTTCACTCTCTCTCACAAACACCTCACAGGCTAAGGAAGAGAATGCTAGCAACATGGACACCAGACCAGGAGCTCAACCATGTGAGGCTGCGTTCCGGTGCCGACATGAAGAGGAAGCTCCAATGGTATGACTTAATAGCTCTTGGAGTTGGAGGAATGCTTGGTGTCGGTGTGTTTGTCACTACCGGTCGGGTGGCTCACTCCATGGCGGGGCCTTCAGTTTTCATATCGTATATTATAGCTGGGGTATCAGCACTCCTTTCTTCCTTGTGCTACACTGAGTTCTCAGTCCAGATTCCGGTTGCTGGAGGCGCCTTCAGCTATCTGAGAGTGACCTTCG GTGAGTTTGTGGGTTATTTTGCGGGGGCGAATATATTAATGGAGTATGTGTTGTCGAATGCTGCGGTTGCGAGAAACTTCACGGACTATCTGTGTCGCGCTTTGGGAGAAAATGACGCGACCTGTTGGAGGATCGAAGTGGAAGGACTAATGAAGGGATACAACATGCTTGATTTTCCAGCAGTTGCTCTTGTGCTTCTTCTCACCCTTTGTCTTTGCCGTAG CACCAAGGAGAGCTCAATATTGAACCTTATAATGACAGTCTTCCATGTAGTCTTCTTTGGGTTCATAATAATTGCGGGGTTCTACAATGGGAATGGCAAGAACTTGGTGAGGCCAGGAGGATTAGCACCATTTGGGGTCAAAGGTGTGCTCAATGGAGCAGCCACAGTGTATTTCAGCTATATTGGGTATGACTCAGTCTCAACCTTGGCTGAGGAGATCCAAAACCCTTCCAAGAGCCTCCCTATCGGGATTGTTGGTTCCATGGTCATTGTGTCTTTGCTCTATTGCCTCATGGCATTGTCCTTGTGCATCATGGTTCCATACAATGAG ATATCGAAGGATGCATCGTTTTCAGTTGCCTTTGAGAAGATAGGGTGGGGATGGGCGAGCAATCTAGTGGGGGCAGGCGCAAGCTTGGGGATTGTGGCGTCACTGGTGGTGGCTATGCTTGGTCAAGCTCGCTATCTTTGTGTCATCGGGAGGTCCCATCTGGTTCCTTCATGGCTGGCCAAGGTTCATCCTTCCACTGGCACACCATTGAACGCCACACTTTTCTTGG GAATTTGCACAGCATTAATAGCACTATTCACCGATCTAGAGATAGTCTTCGAATTGATCTCCCTAGGAACTCTCATGGTGTTCTACCTGGTGGCCAACGCCCTCATCTACCGCCGCCACGTCATCACCAGCTGCCGCCCACCACTTCACAcgatcctcttcctcttcctcctctcctccgcctccctcgGCTTCTCCGTCTCCTGGAAGCTTGAAAAGTGGTGGGGCTCGGCCCTGTTCAGCAGCCTTGCGGCCATCACCACTGCGTCATTCCACCGCATGGTCCCCTTCCATGGCGGCGGGGACTTGCAGTGGTCGGTACCACTCATGCCGTGGCCGGCTTCAGCCTCGATCTTTCTGAACATCTTCCTAATGACGAGGCTGAAAGCAATTTCGTTCCGAAGGTTCGGGATATGGGCGTGTGTGATCAGCTTGTTCTATGTGTTGTATGGAGTCCACTCAACTTATGAAGCTGAAGAGACGGAGAAGGAGGCGGGATCGGATGGGATCGTCAACACAATAAGCTCGTCGTCTATACAACAAGTCGTTTTTGCTAATAATAAGCTAGATGTTCAAGTGCCTTAA